The Brasilonema sennae CENA114 genome includes a region encoding these proteins:
- a CDS encoding heavy-metal-associated domain-containing protein: MALKLTVPNIACEDCATKITEAIHVMEPDTKVDVDVEAKTVTVESKASEESIKQAIVAAGYHIEGYQ, from the coding sequence ATGGCGTTAAAATTAACTGTACCGAATATTGCCTGTGAAGACTGTGCAACAAAAATTACCGAAGCCATCCATGTAATGGAACCCGATACCAAAGTGGATGTAGATGTGGAAGCGAAAACTGTGACTGTAGAATCTAAGGCTTCTGAAGAGTCAATCAAACAGGCAATTGTTGCAGCTGGTTACCATATCGAAGGTTATCAATAA
- the infC gene encoding translation initiation factor IF-3, whose amino-acid sequence MNSQIKSPQVFLIDHENNNRGLIDTNEALQLAQSVQLDLVVVSEGKDAPVAKILNYGKLQYQKKKRQGHSARPTVKEVRLRPNVGMADYNLRIEQAIEWLNKGDSVKFVIRLRGRENQYREQAGEMLDRIVAALSQVGKVQSLDKRSLIAQVVPA is encoded by the coding sequence ATTAACTCGCAAATCAAGTCACCTCAAGTCTTCTTGATTGATCATGAGAATAATAACCGTGGTCTGATCGATACAAATGAAGCTCTACAACTAGCACAGAGCGTACAGCTTGACCTAGTTGTAGTCTCGGAGGGCAAAGACGCTCCAGTTGCGAAGATTCTTAACTATGGTAAACTTCAGTATCAAAAGAAAAAGCGTCAGGGACACAGTGCTAGACCTACAGTAAAGGAAGTCCGGCTTCGTCCCAACGTGGGTATGGCTGATTACAACTTACGTATTGAGCAAGCAATTGAGTGGTTGAATAAAGGCGATTCAGTAAAGTTTGTTATTCGTTTACGAGGCAGAGAAAATCAATATCGTGAACAGGCTGGAGAAATGTTAGACCGGATTGTAGCTGCTTTGAGCCAAGTGGGTAAAGTCCAGTCGCTTGATAAACGCTCACTGATTGCTCAAGTCGTTCCTGCGTAA
- a CDS encoding RNA recognition motif domain-containing protein — protein sequence MSVYVGNLSYDVTEETLKAVFAEYGTVKRVQLPTDRETGRLRGFGFVEMGTDAEETAAIDALDGAEWMGRDLKVNKAKPREERGSFGGGGRGGNNSFRNRY from the coding sequence ATGTCAGTTTATGTAGGTAATCTTTCTTACGACGTTACAGAGGAAACTCTGAAAGCTGTTTTTGCAGAATATGGTACTGTAAAGCGGGTTCAGCTACCAACTGACCGTGAAACAGGTCGTTTGCGCGGCTTTGGTTTTGTGGAAATGGGTACAGATGCTGAAGAAACAGCAGCAATTGATGCTCTTGATGGTGCTGAGTGGATGGGGCGTGACCTTAAAGTTAATAAGGCTAAGCCTAGAGAGGAAAGAGGCTCGTTTGGTGGTGGTGGTCGCGGAGGAAACAACAGTTTCCGTAACCGCTACTAA